A single region of the Thermococcus zilligii AN1 genome encodes:
- a CDS encoding CGP-CTERM sorting domain-containing protein, whose product MKVLGGGTMRGLGFLIAAVVLLGLFGSAMVSATTVAVDLAHGENAKYLIEPVTDYNNKSKIIAPSIVDGIPDLTWAYFGADDSLVSASGNKIQYLGTSITPESLAGVDVLILGQPSQPLSPEEIQAISRWFAGGNKVLWVAGDSDYGSAGVQRQNITNTILEGLGYGNLRLDLCSVEDSQSNAGGAGFRVIARVVPDVDTPFLSEITKNLANGGKVLYHGPGVVAWVDENGNWHPLTETSRPPLTYRIVVTTENGKIVENSAPPAVAYKANEIGVFTLLAAQLVPLDNGKKSVLIVSGESPYGDYEPTWSPLYYGINLDGPQFVTNILHWAILVVSGSETTTTTTTTTTTTTTTTTTTTTATTTTTTTTTTTTPKTTTTTTVTTTTTTTTTATTTTTTTTTATQPTTTTTPTTTTTTTGPTTTTTTTTTTKGGGGICGPAAFVGLAAVPLLLRRRE is encoded by the coding sequence ATGAAAGTCCTTGGGGGTGGTACAATGCGGGGACTGGGATTTTTAATTGCGGCGGTTGTTTTGTTGGGCCTCTTCGGCTCCGCAATGGTCAGCGCTACCACCGTGGCGGTTGACCTTGCGCACGGGGAGAACGCCAAATACCTCATCGAGCCCGTGACCGACTACAACAACAAGAGCAAGATCATTGCGCCCTCGATAGTTGATGGGATACCCGACCTGACCTGGGCATACTTCGGTGCTGACGACAGCCTGGTCAGTGCAAGCGGCAATAAAATCCAATATCTCGGAACCAGCATAACCCCCGAATCCCTCGCGGGTGTTGATGTCCTCATCCTGGGCCAGCCCTCTCAGCCTTTATCCCCGGAGGAGATACAGGCGATTTCCCGGTGGTTTGCCGGGGGCAACAAAGTCCTCTGGGTAGCAGGCGACAGTGATTACGGCTCAGCAGGTGTTCAGAGACAGAACATTACGAACACGATACTGGAGGGACTCGGCTACGGAAACCTCAGGCTCGATCTCTGTTCCGTTGAGGACTCCCAGAGCAACGCCGGAGGAGCCGGCTTCCGCGTTATCGCCCGGGTTGTACCAGATGTGGATACACCTTTCCTGTCTGAGATAACCAAAAACCTCGCCAACGGAGGAAAGGTCCTCTACCATGGCCCCGGCGTTGTCGCATGGGTTGACGAAAACGGCAACTGGCACCCGCTCACCGAGACTTCAAGACCGCCGCTGACGTACAGGATAGTCGTGACAACGGAGAACGGAAAAATAGTAGAGAACTCCGCTCCCCCTGCCGTGGCTTACAAAGCCAACGAGATCGGAGTCTTCACGCTCCTGGCCGCCCAGCTCGTTCCCCTTGATAACGGCAAAAAGAGCGTTCTCATAGTCAGCGGCGAGAGCCCCTACGGGGACTACGAACCAACCTGGAGCCCCCTCTATTATGGCATCAACCTTGACGGTCCTCAGTTCGTCACCAACATCCTCCACTGGGCGATCCTTGTCGTGAGCGGAAGCGAGACAACCACGACTACAACTACTACGACAACGACCACCACAACGACCACAACTACTACGACGACAGCCACGACTACTACGACTACCACAACGACTACAACTACTCCAAAAACCACTACAACAACCACCGTGACTACGACTACCACTACAACCACCACTGCAACAACTACGACCACCACAACTACCACAGCGACTCAGCCCACCACGACCACTACCCCAACTACTACAACAACTACCACCGGGCCAACCACGACTACAACGACCACGACAACCACCAAGGGCGGTGGAGGGATCTGCGGGCCAGCGGCCTTCGTTGGACTGGCAGCAGTCCCGCTCCTCCTGAGGAGAAGGGAGTGA